In Halanaeroarchaeum sp. HSR-CO, one DNA window encodes the following:
- a CDS encoding flagella cluster protein: MAELDVTGGFDVHEQRSKFKLLRQDAESMHLENRGGLECPACGAVFDRLFVTDEETVTFSSSPNGPICLVRAPDQLLVLTH; the protein is encoded by the coding sequence ATGGCCGAACTCGACGTGACCGGCGGCTTCGACGTCCACGAACAGCGGTCGAAGTTCAAACTGCTCAGACAGGACGCCGAGTCGATGCACCTCGAGAACCGCGGCGGCCTGGAGTGTCCCGCCTGCGGGGCGGTCTTCGACCGGCTGTTCGTGACCGACGAGGAGACGGTGACCTTCTCCAGTTCACCGAACGGACCGATATGTCTGGTTCGGGCGCCCGATCAGCTGCTCGTGCTGACCCACTAG
- a CDS encoding methyl-accepting chemotaxis protein, with translation MGIEDFAASFAGDDERIGSVEAERDFWKAMFESVATGFPEPIYTIDTEGVITFWNETNAEFTGHDAAKAEGMAAMDLLGTEGEDEVLSETVVRTDEAIREEKIRTAYDSDGNQFHVRAKSVPLHDQHGAVVGAFQINARETELVEQREQVERLQRELAEDVEAGVEDLVESASRVADASQRMTDMVSTQASNLDQASREVGTFSSTVEEIAANAEEVNAEATQAEDVAERSAETGQTVRERMDRVGEQASALSAATADLDEKIADVDSIVEVINDIADQTNMLALNANIEAARSANGGEGFAVVANEIKGLAEQSKDEVDEIEAIVEEIQSTAAEMNENVERTTENLEASIEDVEGLVDNQAEIAEAIREVSVGIEEIADATDDQAASAEEIASMIDETADRAEQVAEEVEEVADATDGQKEELEEIEERVAAVSAKMNAE, from the coding sequence ATGGGTATCGAGGACTTCGCTGCCTCCTTCGCGGGGGACGACGAGCGCATTGGATCGGTCGAGGCGGAACGTGACTTCTGGAAGGCGATGTTCGAGTCGGTCGCGACCGGGTTTCCGGAACCGATCTACACGATCGACACCGAGGGTGTCATCACGTTCTGGAACGAGACCAACGCCGAGTTCACCGGCCACGATGCGGCGAAGGCCGAGGGGATGGCCGCGATGGACCTCCTGGGGACCGAGGGTGAAGACGAGGTCCTCTCGGAGACCGTCGTCCGCACGGACGAGGCTATCCGGGAGGAGAAGATTCGCACGGCGTACGACTCGGACGGCAATCAGTTCCACGTCCGCGCGAAATCGGTCCCGCTACACGATCAGCACGGTGCCGTCGTCGGTGCGTTCCAGATCAACGCCCGGGAGACCGAACTCGTCGAACAGCGCGAGCAGGTCGAGCGTCTGCAACGCGAGCTCGCCGAAGACGTGGAAGCGGGCGTCGAGGACCTGGTCGAGTCCGCGAGCCGGGTCGCGGACGCGTCCCAGCGCATGACCGACATGGTCTCGACGCAAGCGAGCAATCTCGATCAGGCGAGCCGCGAGGTCGGCACGTTCTCCTCGACGGTCGAAGAGATCGCGGCGAACGCCGAGGAGGTCAACGCCGAGGCTACCCAGGCCGAGGACGTCGCCGAGCGCTCGGCCGAGACGGGACAGACGGTCCGGGAGCGGATGGATCGGGTCGGCGAGCAGGCGAGTGCCCTCTCCGCGGCGACGGCCGACCTCGACGAGAAGATCGCGGACGTCGATTCGATCGTCGAGGTGATCAACGACATCGCCGATCAGACCAACATGCTGGCGCTCAACGCCAACATCGAGGCCGCGCGATCGGCGAACGGCGGGGAGGGCTTTGCCGTCGTCGCCAACGAGATCAAGGGACTCGCCGAGCAGTCCAAAGACGAGGTCGACGAGATCGAGGCCATCGTCGAGGAGATCCAGTCGACCGCCGCCGAGATGAACGAAAACGTCGAGCGGACCACGGAGAACCTCGAGGCGTCCATCGAGGACGTCGAGGGGCTCGTCGACAATCAGGCCGAGATCGCCGAGGCAATTCGCGAGGTCTCGGTCGGGATCGAGGAGATCGCCGATGCGACCGACGATCAGGCGGCCAGCGCCGAGGAGATCGCTTCGATGATCGACGAGACCGCAGACCGAGCCGAGCAGGTCGCCGAGGAAGTCGAGGAAGTCGCGGACGCCACGGACGGGCAGAAGGAGGAGCTCGAGGAGATCGAAGAGCGCGTCGCAGCCGTTTCGGCGAAGATGAACGCGGAGTGA